A region from the Alnus glutinosa chromosome 5, dhAlnGlut1.1, whole genome shotgun sequence genome encodes:
- the LOC133869880 gene encoding probable polyol transporter 4 → MGLMGGEENGKGEGVVEIHMGSKNKYKRMDSDGTEEDEALSNEGIAKKNHNTRRFVFVCAIFASLNSVLLGYDVGVMSGAILFIQEDLKITEVQEEVLVGILSIISLLGSLAGGKTSDAIGRKWTIAFAAIVFQTGAVVMTLAPNFGILMVGRLLAGVGIGFGVMIAPVYIAEIAPAIARGSLTSFPEIFINLGILLGYVSNYTFSGLPAHISWRIMLGVGTLPSVFIGFALFVIPESPRWLIMQNRVEEARAVLLKINESETEVEERLAEIQLAAGTANAEKYEAKAVWREILNPSPPVRRMLITGCGIQCFQQITGIDATVYYSPTIFKEAGIEGNTQLLAATVAVGLTKTLFILVAIFLIDKVGRKPLLYISTIGMTTCLLGLSLTLAFMGNEKIGIGMAILAVCGNVAFFSVGLGPICWVLSSEIFPLRLRAQASALGAVGSRVSSGVVAMSFLSVSRAITVAGTFLIFAVISVFAIVFVHTCVPETKGKSLEQIELLFQNEGAWRGGEVEMGDAERLVQREQVGGMSDS, encoded by the exons atggggttGATGGGTGGTGAGGAAAATGGGAAGGGAGAGGGGGTGGTAGAGATTCATATGGGAAGCAAAAACAAGTACAAGAGGATGGATTCTGATGGCACCGAGGAGGATGAGGCATTGTCCAATGAAGGCATAGCAAAAAAGAACCATAACACCAGGAGATTTGTCTTTGTCTGTGCCATCTTTGCCTCCCTCAACTCCGTGCTTCTTGGATACG ACGTGGGTGTTATGAGTGGAGCAATTTTATTCATTCAGGAGGATCTGAAGATAACAGAGGTACAGGAAGAAGTTCTTGTTGGAATTCTGAGCATAATTTCCCTATTGGGTAGTTTAGCTGGTGGAAAAACATCAGATGCTATTGGTAGAAAGTGGACAATTGCATTTGCAGCCATTGTGTTTCAGACAGGTGCTGTTGTAATGACTCTTGCTCCAAATTTTGGAATACTGATGGTAGGTAGGCTCTTGGCTGGAGTGGGAATTGGCTTTGGAGTCATGATTGCTCCTGTATATATTGCTGAGATAGCACCTGCCATTGCCAGAGGATCTCTTACCTCCTTCCCTGAGATATTTATAAATCTAGGAATCCTTCTCGGATATGTATCGAACTATACTTTTTCAGGGCTGCCCGCACATATAAGCTGGAGGATCATGCTTGGCGTGGGAACCCTTCCCTCAGTTTTTATTGGGTTTGCTCTGTTTGTGATCCCTGAATCCCCGAGGTGGCTAATTATGCAGAACAGGGTTGAAGAAGCAAGAGCAGTGCTTTTAAAGATAAATGAGAGTGAAACAGAAGTGGAAGAGAGACTAGCAGAAATACAGCTAGCTGCCGGGACAGCTAATGCAGAGAAGTATGAAGCAAAAGCTGTCTGGCGCGAAATATTAAATCCTTCTCCTCCAGTGCGGCGGATGCTAATCACTGGTTGCGGAATCCAGTGTTTCCAACAGATTACAGGTATAGATGCAACTGTTTATTATAGTCCCACAATCTTCAAAGAAGCTGGAATTGAAGGCAATACTCAGCTTCTTGCAGCAACCGTTGCTGTTGGGTTGACCAAAACTCTGTTCATCTTGGTAGCCATATTTCTTATTGACAAGGTGGGGAGAAAGCCTTTACTTTACATAAGCACAATCGGAATGACTACTTGCTTATTGGGTCTCAGCCTTACTCTAGCTTTCATGGGGAATGAAAAGATCGGGATTGGAATGGCGATTTTAGCAGTTTGTGGGAATGTAGCATTCTTCTCAGTAGGACTCGGCCCGATTTGTTGGGTGTTGTCATCTGAAATCTTCCCTCTAAGGCTTAGAGCTCAAGCATCAGCCCTTGGGGCAGTGGGTAGTAGGGTCAGCAGTGGCGTGGTTGCTATGTCCTTCCTCTCCGTGTCCCGTGCAATTACAGTAGCGGGAACCTTCTTAATTTTTGCTGTAATTTCAGTTTTCGCCATTGTTTTTGTCCATACATGCGTTCCAGAAACCAAAGGAAAGTCTTTAGAGCAAATTGAACTGCTCTTTCAAAACGAGGGAGCATGGAGAGGAGGCGAGGTTGAAATGGGAGATGCAGAGCGTCTGGTGCAGAGAGAACAAGTGGGTGGCATGTCTGATTCCTAA
- the LOC133869598 gene encoding probable glutathione S-transferase: MAGEVVVLDTWISMFGMRVRIALAEKGIKYEYKEQDLSNKSDLLLKMNPVHKKIPVLIHNGKPVCESLIIVQYIDEVWRDRSPLLPSDPYQRAQARFWADFVDKKVYDVSRRVWGTKGEEQEAAKEEFFETFKILEGELGDKPYFGGGSFGFVDLALITFYSWFYAYETFGKFSIEGKCPKIISWAKRYLQRESVAKTLPAQKKVYEFLVEKRKSLGLE, from the exons ATGGCGGGCGAGGTGGTTGTGCTGGATACCTGGATCAGCATGTTTGGGATGAGGGTGAGGATCGCGCTGGCTGAGAAGGGAATCAAGTACGAGTACAAGGAGCAGGACCTGAGCAACAAGAGCGACCTGCTTCTCAAGATGAACCCGGTTCACAAGAAGATCCCGGTTCTCATCCACAACGGGAAACCGGTCTGCGAGTCCCTCATCATCGTTCAGTACATAGACGAGGTCTGGAGGGACAGGTCTCCGCTGCTGCCATCTGATCCTTACCAGAGAGCTCAAGCCAGGTTCTGGGCTGATTTCGTCGATAAGAAG GTGTACGATGTTTCAAGGAGGGTATGGGGGACAAAAGGAGAAGAGCAGGAGGCAGCAAAGGAGGAGTTCTTCGAAACCTTCAAGATATTGGAAGGGGAGCTTGGTGACAAGCCTTACTTTGGGGGTGGGAGTTTTGGGTTTGTCGACCTTGCTCTCATCACTTTTTACAGCTGGTTCTACGCCTACGAAACATTTGGCAAATTCAGCATAGAAGGGAAGTGCCCCAAGATTATTTCATGGGCTAAAAGGTACCTGCAAAGGGAGAGTGTCGCCAAGACCCTTCCCGCCCAGAAGAAGGTTTATGAGTTCCTCGTGGAGAAGAGGAAGAGTCTTGGCTTGGAGTAA